From a single Oxalobacter vibrioformis genomic region:
- a CDS encoding amino acid aminotransferase, giving the protein MSQSIPEPLFSAIPMAPRDPILGITESFNADQNPEKINLGVGVYYDDNGKVPLLKCVQQAETMMLEKAAPHTYLPIDGLPAFNTAVQKMVFGEGCRGFDEKRIMTVQALGGTGALRIGADFISRFSASSHIWISNPSWENHRALFEADGFTVHTYPYYDGETRSINFNGMIAELKSMPSGSTVLLHACCHNPTGLDLSDGQWDEVIAVISERSLIPFLDMAYQGFAQSLEADGRIIRRFADNCPYLLVSNSYSKSFSLYGERIGAFSFVARSADEATRALSQVKRVIRTNYSNPSRHGAEIVTTVLSSPELYTMWDNELSDMRSRIRQMREKLAQDLSALREDLDFSYIITQNGLFSYSGLNKKQVEQLRDEHSIYAVDTGRICVAALNSGNIGRVVKAIAQVL; this is encoded by the coding sequence ATGAGCCAATCTATACCGGAGCCCCTCTTTTCCGCCATCCCGATGGCGCCACGCGATCCTATTTTAGGTATCACCGAATCATTCAACGCTGATCAAAATCCAGAAAAGATCAATCTGGGCGTCGGTGTCTATTACGATGACAACGGCAAGGTGCCTCTGCTCAAATGCGTACAGCAGGCAGAAACCATGATGCTGGAAAAAGCCGCTCCGCATACTTATCTCCCCATTGACGGCCTGCCGGCTTTCAATACGGCTGTGCAGAAGATGGTTTTTGGCGAAGGCTGCCGTGGATTTGATGAAAAGCGCATCATGACAGTGCAGGCGCTTGGCGGAACGGGCGCGCTCCGGATCGGCGCTGACTTCATCAGCCGCTTTTCAGCCAGTTCCCATATATGGATCAGCAACCCGAGCTGGGAAAACCATCGGGCGCTTTTTGAAGCGGATGGGTTCACCGTTCATACCTATCCCTATTATGATGGCGAAACACGCAGCATCAATTTCAATGGCATGATAGCCGAACTCAAATCCATGCCGTCAGGTTCAACAGTTCTGCTCCATGCATGCTGCCACAACCCGACAGGTCTTGACCTTTCAGACGGGCAGTGGGATGAAGTCATCGCAGTCATCAGTGAACGCTCCCTCATTCCTTTCCTGGACATGGCCTATCAGGGATTTGCCCAAAGCCTGGAAGCTGACGGACGCATTATCAGGCGCTTTGCCGATAATTGCCCCTACCTGCTGGTATCGAATTCCTACTCCAAATCATTCTCCCTGTATGGTGAGCGTATCGGCGCATTCAGCTTTGTCGCCAGATCAGCCGATGAGGCAACCCGCGCACTTTCCCAGGTAAAACGCGTGATCCGCACCAATTATTCCAACCCTTCCCGGCATGGCGCAGAAATCGTCACAACGGTTTTGTCATCTCCTGAGCTTTACACCATGTGGGACAACGAATTGTCAGACATGCGTTCACGTATCCGACAGATGCGGGAAAAACTGGCACAGGACCTGTCCGCCCTGCGCGAAGACCTGGATTTCAGCTATATCATTACGCAAAATGGTCTTTTTTCCTATTCCGGCCTCAATAAAAAACAGGTTGAGCAGTTGCGGGATGAACATTCCATTTATGCGGTTGATACCGGCCGCATTTGTGTTGCCGCACTCAACTCCGGCAATATCGGACGCGTGGTCAAGGCTATTGCACAAGTGCTGTAG
- a CDS encoding SEL1-like repeat protein yields the protein MKWFRKKNQTVKVRELNTVCLFARGVYRFLLMLFFAGCASSLVMADELDLDMDMATYRPRLPELIKQAESGDTEKQFQLGILYAAGVEGQPDYEKAIYWYRKVAELDVPVVYGLLAVMYAEGLGASQDFVEAGRWAFKSAAKNQTLGKVMLGVFYEEGAGLKRNYKKAMEWYTSATLDPSNMGARYRIGMLYLEGKGVKQDTVQALDWLAKAAEHDDVYAIYQLGNLYYEGRFVKQNYVQALTWFEKAAATRPNPYRDSLSKLYGAAYVPGEAYTRTIAVMMKRDPGVRGKAAFMAGWMYEKGKGTGKDTGKARQYYRQAAEMGNEAAKEALANQKES from the coding sequence ATGAAGTGGTTTCGTAAGAAAAACCAGACAGTCAAAGTGCGTGAGTTGAATACCGTTTGCCTGTTTGCCCGCGGTGTGTATCGTTTCCTGCTGATGCTCTTTTTTGCCGGATGTGCTTCATCGCTTGTAATGGCCGATGAACTTGATCTGGATATGGATATGGCGACCTATCGCCCAAGGCTGCCTGAATTGATCAAACAGGCAGAGTCCGGCGATACAGAAAAACAGTTTCAGTTGGGTATTCTTTATGCTGCTGGTGTTGAAGGGCAGCCCGACTATGAAAAAGCAATTTACTGGTATCGCAAGGTTGCCGAACTGGATGTGCCGGTTGTTTATGGGCTGCTTGCCGTTATGTATGCTGAAGGGCTGGGTGCCAGCCAGGATTTTGTTGAAGCCGGACGATGGGCTTTCAAGTCGGCCGCCAAGAATCAAACCCTGGGCAAGGTGATGCTGGGGGTTTTTTACGAGGAAGGCGCCGGGCTAAAGCGCAATTACAAAAAGGCAATGGAATGGTATACCAGCGCAACGCTTGATCCTTCCAATATGGGCGCGCGTTACCGGATCGGGATGCTTTATCTTGAAGGAAAAGGGGTAAAACAGGATACCGTACAGGCGCTGGACTGGCTTGCAAAAGCAGCAGAACATGATGATGTTTATGCCATTTATCAGTTGGGAAATCTCTACTACGAAGGCAGATTTGTCAAACAGAATTATGTTCAGGCGCTGACGTGGTTTGAAAAAGCTGCGGCCACCCGGCCCAATCCATACCGGGATTCTTTAAGCAAGCTTTATGGTGCCGCCTATGTGCCGGGTGAAGCCTATACACGGACAATTGCAGTCATGATGAAGCGGGATCCTGGTGTGCGCGGCAAAGCTGCTTTTATGGCTGGCTGGATGTATGAAAAAGGGAAGGGAACCGGAAAAGATACAGGCAAGGCGCGCCAGTATTATCGACAGGCGGCTGAGATGGGTAATGAGGCAGCCAAAGAGGCATTGGCCAACCAGAAAGAAAGCTGA
- a CDS encoding uracil-DNA glycosylase family protein, which translates to MTLPAFITDSCARAHPSWHPVLEKGIRAVAQADSSYLAGLEKDTFLPTKNRLFAAFSQPMDAVRYVLVGEGPYPREESASGYCFMDGAVRDIWSDKGFSKPVNRATSLRNFLKMLLVAENTLQPGNTSGEAMAAVARAVSSPDSPYIRQLDELQQAMLDQGFLLLNATLVFRKHIAPARESRAWLPFLQTVMDALADNAAASEKPLPVLVLWGKIAEKLTEIESVSRFPQVASEHPYNLSFIRNTDMQHLFGSMGLFRK; encoded by the coding sequence ATGACCTTGCCCGCTTTTATTACCGATTCTTGTGCACGGGCCCATCCCAGTTGGCATCCTGTCCTTGAAAAGGGCATCCGTGCGGTGGCACAGGCTGACAGCAGTTATCTGGCCGGGCTGGAGAAAGACACCTTTCTTCCCACGAAAAACCGTCTCTTTGCAGCCTTTTCACAGCCAATGGATGCCGTGCGCTATGTGCTCGTTGGAGAGGGGCCTTATCCCCGGGAAGAGAGTGCCTCCGGCTATTGTTTCATGGATGGTGCCGTGCGTGATATCTGGTCAGACAAGGGCTTTTCAAAGCCGGTCAACCGGGCCACCTCGCTGCGCAATTTCCTGAAGATGCTGCTGGTGGCAGAAAACACCCTGCAGCCGGGCAATACCAGCGGGGAAGCCATGGCGGCAGTGGCCCGTGCCGTTTCATCACCGGACTCACCTTATATCCGCCAGCTCGATGAGTTGCAGCAGGCGATGCTGGACCAAGGGTTTCTGCTTTTGAATGCCACGCTGGTTTTCAGGAAGCATATCGCTCCGGCCAGAGAATCAAGGGCATGGCTCCCTTTTTTGCAGACGGTCATGGATGCGCTGGCAGATAATGCGGCTGCGTCTGAAAAGCCTTTGCCTGTGCTTGTCCTGTGGGGAAAAATCGCGGAAAAGCTCACAGAGATCGAATCCGTTTCCCGCTTTCCCCAGGTGGCTTCCGAGCATCCCTACAATCTGTCCTTCATTCGCAACACAGACATGCAACATCTTTTTGGTTCGATGGGTTTGTTCCGGAAATAA
- the rph gene encoding ribonuclease PH, giving the protein MPDSEIKDMTAPEFQRSFGRRIDEMRPITFERGFTRYAEGSVLTTFGDTKIICTASIEERVPPFLRGTGRGWLTAEYGMLPRATHTRSDREAARGRQSGRTQEIQRLIGRSLRAAFDLNAFGERTLKLDCDVIQADGGTRTASICGAMIAAYDAFSEMVDDGVIETVPLRHFVGAISVGMMQGIAMLDLDYQEDSMCDTDMNIVMTEEGMFVEMQGTAEGDVFDRIALDNMLALAQKGIAELISLQKSILGVDNQY; this is encoded by the coding sequence ATGCCTGATTCAGAAATAAAAGATATGACCGCTCCCGAGTTCCAGCGCTCATTTGGCCGCCGCATTGACGAAATGCGTCCGATTACCTTTGAACGCGGGTTTACCCGATATGCGGAAGGTTCTGTGCTGACCACTTTTGGTGATACCAAAATTATCTGCACGGCCAGCATTGAAGAGCGCGTTCCTCCCTTTTTGAGAGGCACCGGACGTGGCTGGCTGACTGCTGAATACGGCATGCTGCCCCGCGCAACCCACACCCGCTCCGACCGTGAAGCGGCGAGAGGGCGCCAGTCGGGCCGTACACAGGAAATCCAGCGCCTGATCGGGCGTTCCCTGCGTGCGGCCTTTGATCTGAATGCGTTTGGTGAGCGCACCCTGAAACTTGATTGCGATGTCATCCAGGCAGATGGGGGCACCCGTACCGCTTCCATTTGCGGCGCCATGATTGCCGCTTATGATGCGTTCAGCGAAATGGTTGATGATGGCGTCATTGAAACCGTGCCATTGCGCCATTTTGTTGGCGCCATCTCTGTGGGCATGATGCAGGGCATTGCCATGCTTGACCTGGATTACCAGGAAGACAGTATGTGCGATACCGACATGAATATTGTCATGACAGAAGAGGGCATGTTTGTCGAGATGCAGGGCACAGCCGAAGGCGATGTCTTTGACCGCATCGCACTGGACAATATGCTGGCGCTGGCCCAAAAAGGAATTGCAGAGCTTATCAGCCTGCAAAAATCCATTCTGGGCGTGGATAACCAGTATTGA
- a CDS encoding OmpA family protein: MRTKITVSALVVAMSLCGCADMSETQKSTTTGAGIGAVAGGIIGGMTGGGGVGRVAAGAGIGALIGGGGGYLWGQHMQKQKEDMQKATQGTGVEVTQTQDNQLKINVPSDISFAQGSAEISPKLASILDTFADNLKAYPDTTVAIYGFTDNTGSDTVNLPLSRQRAANVRDYLVKKGVAANRFYIEGHGSSQPVADNRSEAGRAKNRRVEIYVAEAAKQGASSSTPSQQQPSRQMRR, encoded by the coding sequence ATGCGAACGAAAATCACGGTTTCAGCGCTGGTTGTCGCCATGTCACTCTGCGGTTGTGCGGATATGTCAGAAACCCAAAAATCCACAACAACCGGGGCCGGTATTGGCGCAGTAGCAGGCGGCATCATTGGCGGTATGACAGGTGGCGGGGGCGTCGGCCGGGTTGCTGCCGGAGCCGGTATAGGCGCCCTCATTGGTGGAGGAGGCGGTTATCTGTGGGGACAGCATATGCAAAAGCAGAAAGAGGATATGCAAAAAGCCACACAAGGCACAGGCGTAGAAGTGACCCAGACGCAGGACAACCAGCTCAAGATCAATGTACCGAGCGATATTTCCTTTGCGCAGGGCAGCGCGGAAATATCACCCAAACTGGCATCCATCCTGGATACTTTCGCTGATAACCTGAAAGCCTATCCAGACACCACTGTTGCCATTTACGGATTCACGGACAATACCGGATCAGATACCGTCAATCTGCCGCTTTCGCGTCAGCGGGCAGCCAATGTCCGGGATTACCTGGTTAAAAAGGGTGTGGCGGCCAACCGCTTTTATATTGAAGGGCACGGTTCAAGCCAGCCTGTTGCAGATAACAGGTCAGAAGCCGGACGCGCAAAAAACCGGCGGGTAGAAATTTATGTTGCCGAGGCAGCCAAACAGGGAGCCTCATCATCAACGCCATCCCAGCAGCAGCCATCCAGGCAGATGCGCCGCTGA
- a CDS encoding transposase — MGKKKYSLEFKREVALHYPNSGEGARRTGKRFGIDAKSGIAAACTVSRWERLYRQGGIIALQSNRKGRPRLSEKKANPVNTMTASLPEFKTIQEALEYLRAENAYLKKLQALIQEQKKSTQPVKTEFKRPESWVIPYSGHFNNRRKCPILKVHFISAVFSFPCTCVSHCFISGMFLSFFARENCAFFVKIVQK; from the coding sequence ATGGGCAAGAAGAAATACAGTCTGGAATTCAAGCGAGAGGTTGCGCTCCATTATCCCAACAGTGGAGAGGGAGCCAGAAGGACCGGAAAACGTTTCGGCATTGATGCAAAATCTGGTATTGCGGCGGCTTGTACAGTCAGCAGATGGGAGCGTCTTTACCGTCAAGGCGGTATCATAGCCCTTCAAAGTAACCGAAAAGGACGGCCCCGATTGTCAGAGAAGAAAGCAAACCCCGTCAATACCATGACAGCATCTCTTCCTGAATTCAAAACCATCCAGGAAGCGCTTGAGTATCTTCGCGCGGAGAATGCCTATCTAAAAAAGCTGCAAGCCCTGATTCAGGAACAAAAGAAATCAACGCAGCCAGTAAAAACTGAATTTAAACGGCCTGAGTCCTGGGTAATACCGTACTCAGGCCATTTCAATAACCGCAGGAAATGTCCAATATTAAAGGTTCACTTCATAAGCGCGGTTTTTTCTTTTCCCTGCACCTGCGTATCTCATTGTTTCATTTCTGGTATGTTTCTTTCTTTTTTCGCCAGGGAAAACTGTGCTTTTTTCGTAAAAATTGTGCAAAAATGA
- the rdgB gene encoding RdgB/HAM1 family non-canonical purine NTP pyrophosphatase: protein MLQKIVLASGNKGKLKELREMLSPAGLDVCPQSDFAVSDAPEPYLTFVENALNKARHASRETGLPALADDSGICVDSLGGAPGVISARYAGEHGSDLLNNQKLVADLAPFEDKSANFYCVLVYVRHPDDPQPVIADGIWRGQIVAEPAGENGFGYDPHFLVPEMGRTAAQLSPEEKNRLSHRGKALRALLEKLK, encoded by the coding sequence ATGCTTCAGAAAATCGTACTGGCTTCGGGCAACAAGGGAAAACTGAAAGAACTGCGGGAAATGCTTTCCCCGGCAGGGTTGGATGTCTGCCCGCAATCTGACTTTGCCGTCAGTGATGCGCCGGAGCCTTATCTTACTTTTGTCGAAAATGCGCTGAACAAGGCCCGCCATGCGTCACGCGAGACCGGCCTGCCTGCGCTTGCCGATGACTCCGGTATCTGTGTGGACAGCCTGGGCGGTGCGCCCGGCGTCATTTCCGCACGCTATGCCGGTGAGCATGGCTCGGATCTGCTCAATAACCAGAAGCTGGTGGCCGATCTCGCGCCATTTGAGGACAAGTCGGCCAATTTTTACTGCGTGCTGGTGTATGTCCGGCACCCTGATGATCCCCAGCCCGTGATCGCCGACGGTATCTGGCGGGGACAGATCGTTGCCGAACCGGCAGGCGAAAATGGCTTTGGCTATGATCCACATTTTCTGGTTCCTGAGATGGGCAGGACGGCTGCGCAGCTTTCACCGGAAGAAAAAAACCGGCTGTCCCACCGGGGAAAAGCCCTGCGCGCATTGCTGGAGAAACTGAAATGA
- the uvrB gene encoding excinuclease ABC subunit UvrB: MPHLSPFSDKKETARFVSFPDSPFQLYQPFQPSGDQPEAVDKLVEGLEDGLAYQTLLGVTGSGKTYTMANVIARTGRPAIVFAPNKTLAAQLYSEFREFFPKNAVEYFVSYYDYYQPEAYVPQRDLFIEKDSAINEHIEQMRLSCTKSIMERKDVVIVATVSAIYGIGNPNEYHQMILTLREKDKLSQRDVIARLVQMQYNRNELDFARGTFRVRGDTIDVFPAENAEYALRIDMFDDEVETLQFFDPLTGRIIQRIPRFTIYPGSHYVTPRATVLKAIETIKDELRERKAFFQQSGKFVEEQRLDQRTRFDLEMLQEMGFTKGIENYSRHLTGAKPGDPPPTLVDYMPPDALFFLDESHVMIGQLNGMYNGDRSRKTNLVDYGFRLPSALDNRPLRFDEFISKIGQTIFVSATPADYELSHSDQVVEQVVRPTGLVDPAVIVRPASTQVDDLLLEINDRVEKSERVLVTTLTKRMAEQLTDFLSESGVKVRYLHSDIDTVERVEIVRDLRLGTFDVLVGINLLREGLDIPEVSLVAILDADKQGFLRSERSLIQTIGRAARNLNGTAILYGDVMTDSMKRAIEETERRRAKQLTYNEVHHITPAGIMKEVRDLIDGVFNSEQARQEMLIRQDRAHYDSMGEKQLGKEIKRLEKQMNDHAKNLEFEQAAQVRDQLRLLRERVFGAGIVDRILEATPKK; encoded by the coding sequence ATGCCGCATTTATCGCCATTTTCTGACAAAAAAGAGACAGCCAGGTTCGTTTCCTTTCCAGATTCGCCTTTTCAGCTCTACCAGCCGTTCCAACCATCGGGTGACCAGCCTGAGGCGGTGGACAAGCTGGTGGAAGGTCTGGAAGATGGCCTGGCGTACCAGACACTGCTGGGCGTGACCGGCTCGGGAAAGACCTATACCATGGCCAATGTGATTGCCAGAACAGGCCGGCCCGCTATCGTCTTTGCTCCGAACAAGACCCTGGCGGCACAGCTGTACAGCGAGTTCAGGGAGTTTTTCCCGAAAAACGCGGTGGAATATTTTGTCAGCTATTACGATTACTACCAGCCGGAAGCGTATGTTCCCCAGCGGGATCTTTTTATCGAAAAAGATTCTGCGATCAATGAGCATATCGAGCAGATGCGCCTGTCCTGCACCAAATCCATCATGGAGCGAAAGGATGTGGTGATTGTGGCGACCGTTTCGGCGATATACGGTATCGGCAATCCCAATGAGTACCACCAGATGATCCTGACCCTGCGTGAAAAGGACAAGCTGTCCCAGCGTGATGTCATTGCCCGGCTTGTGCAGATGCAATACAACAGGAACGAGCTGGACTTTGCGCGAGGTACTTTCCGGGTGAGGGGCGATACGATTGATGTGTTCCCGGCAGAGAATGCGGAATACGCCTTGCGTATCGACATGTTTGATGATGAAGTCGAGACCCTGCAGTTTTTTGATCCACTCACCGGCAGGATTATCCAGCGGATTCCGCGTTTTACCATTTATCCCGGCTCACATTACGTGACACCAAGGGCAACCGTGCTCAAGGCGATAGAGACCATCAAGGATGAGCTGCGGGAACGAAAGGCCTTTTTCCAGCAAAGCGGCAAATTTGTCGAAGAGCAGCGCCTTGACCAGCGCACGCGTTTTGATCTGGAAATGCTCCAGGAAATGGGTTTTACCAAGGGAATCGAAAACTATTCGCGTCATCTCACCGGTGCAAAGCCGGGTGATCCACCGCCGACACTGGTGGACTATATGCCGCCTGATGCGCTCTTTTTCCTGGATGAGTCCCATGTGATGATCGGGCAGCTCAATGGCATGTATAACGGTGACCGCTCGCGCAAGACCAATCTGGTGGATTATGGCTTTCGCCTGCCCTCTGCGCTGGATAACCGGCCCCTGCGTTTTGATGAATTCATCAGCAAGATCGGGCAGACGATCTTTGTATCGGCCACACCGGCCGACTATGAGTTGTCGCACTCCGACCAGGTGGTCGAGCAGGTGGTGCGTCCTACCGGGCTGGTGGATCCTGCCGTGATTGTGCGTCCTGCCAGCACGCAGGTGGATGACCTGCTGCTGGAAATCAATGACCGCGTGGAGAAAAGCGAGCGGGTATTGGTAACCACCCTGACCAAGCGCATGGCCGAGCAATTGACTGACTTTTTAAGCGAAAGTGGCGTCAAGGTCCGTTATCTGCACAGTGATATTGATACGGTCGAGCGTGTTGAAATCGTGCGTGACCTGCGCCTGGGTACCTTTGACGTGCTCGTCGGGATCAACCTCTTAAGGGAAGGGCTTGATATTCCGGAGGTTTCGCTGGTGGCGATCCTGGATGCCGACAAGCAAGGCTTTCTGCGCTCCGAGCGCAGCCTCATCCAGACAATTGGCCGTGCAGCGCGCAACCTGAACGGGACAGCCATCCTGTATGGTGATGTCATGACAGATTCGATGAAACGGGCGATTGAGGAAACCGAACGCCGCCGCGCCAAGCAGCTGACTTATAATGAAGTGCACCATATTACGCCCGCTGGTATCATGAAAGAAGTGCGTGACCTGATTGACGGGGTCTTCAATTCAGAGCAGGCGCGGCAGGAAATGCTGATCCGCCAGGACAGGGCACATTATGATTCCATGGGCGAAAAGCAGCTTGGCAAGGAAATCAAGCGGCTGGAAAAACAGATGAATGACCATGCGAAAAATCTGGAGTTTGAACAGGCGGCCCAGGTCCGTGACCAGTTGCGGCTTTTAAGAGAGCGCGTCTTCGGTGCCGGTATCGTTGACAGGATTCTTGAGGCGACACCCAAAAAATGA
- a CDS encoding SEL1-like repeat protein, with protein MPMTPPLFDMRQRQESAVLLQDGQKSGWCCSKQWFRNTILMVSFLACSSWGGAEETGLNAQQYLSRLPEIQKEAEAGNVSEQSRLAILYMAGIEGKPDYKNGSYWLKKAAKQDSVFAETLLAFMYVEGLGVPQDFDEAVHWAHKSAAYNNYAGQLIMGALYEAGAGVTQSDKKAAEWYEKSAQYEKDMGARYKLGMMYLEGRGVEKNIRTAENWLMRGAEKGDAHACYQLGMMHYEGKGVAQDYFLALDWFGRAAAIGIPEKSRILKEIFWDVYVPGEEYSKTIGLFMKRDPLVKANANYMLGNMCETGTGIEKDLEKARFYYTRAADEGHVEAKMRLNVLSGKTVPETARSQPAPSKNQSGEKSATSAGPDTAPQ; from the coding sequence ATGCCAATGACGCCTCCGCTTTTTGACATGCGCCAAAGACAGGAAAGCGCTGTTCTGTTGCAGGATGGACAGAAGTCGGGGTGGTGCTGTTCGAAACAGTGGTTTCGCAACACTATCCTGATGGTTTCATTTCTGGCGTGTTCCTCATGGGGGGGCGCTGAAGAAACAGGATTGAATGCGCAACAATATCTTTCCAGGTTGCCGGAAATCCAGAAAGAAGCAGAAGCGGGCAATGTGAGTGAGCAGAGTCGGCTTGCCATTTTATATATGGCGGGAATAGAGGGAAAACCGGATTATAAAAACGGATCATACTGGCTGAAAAAGGCGGCAAAACAGGATTCGGTGTTTGCCGAGACGCTCCTGGCATTTATGTATGTTGAAGGCCTGGGTGTGCCGCAGGACTTTGATGAGGCGGTTCACTGGGCGCACAAGTCGGCAGCATATAACAATTATGCCGGGCAATTGATCATGGGCGCCTTGTACGAGGCAGGCGCAGGCGTAACCCAAAGCGATAAGAAAGCGGCAGAGTGGTATGAGAAGTCTGCACAATATGAAAAGGATATGGGTGCCCGTTACAAGCTGGGCATGATGTACCTGGAAGGCCGGGGAGTCGAAAAAAATATCCGGACTGCGGAAAACTGGCTGATGAGAGGCGCTGAAAAAGGTGATGCACATGCCTGTTATCAGCTCGGCATGATGCACTATGAAGGAAAGGGCGTCGCACAGGATTATTTTCTGGCACTTGACTGGTTTGGCAGGGCCGCTGCAATCGGCATACCGGAAAAGAGCCGGATTCTGAAGGAAATTTTCTGGGATGTCTATGTGCCGGGAGAGGAATATTCAAAAACCATCGGGTTGTTCATGAAAAGGGATCCGCTGGTTAAGGCCAATGCCAACTATATGCTTGGCAACATGTGTGAGACAGGAACCGGAATCGAAAAGGACCTGGAAAAAGCCCGCTTTTACTACACACGCGCTGCGGATGAAGGGCATGTTGAGGCAAAAATGCGTCTGAATGTGTTATCGGGCAAAACCGTTCCGGAAACGGCACGAAGCCAACCTGCACCGTCAAAAAATCAATCCGGGGAAAAAAGCGCTACTTCTGCCGGGCCGGATACAGCTCCTCAATAA
- a CDS encoding OmpA family protein encodes MRTKITVSVLAAAIAMTGCANMTDTQKKTTTGAGVGAAAGAVLGAVTGPGGWARALGGAALGGLIGGGGTYLWSKHMEKQKDDMTASTQNTGVTVTKTEDNFMQVNIPSDISFTTGSSQLNSDFRHVLDKVAANLKAYPNTHIIVAGHTDSTGSDAINNQLSRDRATHVRNYLVSQGVQSSRIRIEGLGSQYPTADNSTAEGRAENRRVEIYVGEKTAS; translated from the coding sequence ATGCGCACGAAAATCACTGTTTCCGTTCTTGCAGCAGCTATTGCCATGACAGGCTGCGCCAATATGACGGATACCCAGAAAAAAACAACAACCGGGGCTGGCGTTGGCGCTGCTGCCGGTGCTGTACTTGGTGCTGTAACCGGTCCTGGCGGCTGGGCACGCGCACTGGGCGGAGCCGCACTGGGCGGCCTTATTGGCGGCGGCGGCACTTACCTCTGGTCCAAACATATGGAAAAGCAGAAGGATGATATGACCGCTTCCACCCAGAATACCGGTGTCACGGTAACCAAGACGGAAGACAATTTCATGCAGGTCAACATCCCGAGCGACATTTCCTTTACAACCGGAAGCTCCCAGCTGAATTCAGACTTCCGCCATGTGCTGGATAAAGTGGCAGCCAATCTGAAGGCATACCCCAACACGCATATTATTGTTGCAGGTCATACCGACAGCACGGGCAGTGATGCCATCAACAATCAGCTGTCACGTGATCGTGCAACCCATGTAAGGAATTACCTGGTCAGCCAGGGTGTTCAATCCAGCCGCATCCGCATCGAAGGTCTGGGTTCCCAATACCCGACTGCTGATAACAGTACTGCTGAAGGACGTGCTGAAAACCGCCGCGTGGAAATCTACGTCGGTGAAAAAACCGCATCCTGA